In a genomic window of Myxococcota bacterium:
- a CDS encoding zf-HC2 domain-containing protein → MAQTSSCPDTILVWIPWYPDGLSIEERGAVESHAADCADCRAEIAYIAGEEEPEIEVPDPDRVYARVTEHIDSYEKAEGQMAEAALPRRLRQELHLRAAKPLSMAAGLLVALVSGMATIGVIWVAREVPAYQTASATAVTAMAGPELEIVFRPDATAAAIQQTLRSAGASLISGPSERGVYRVRLNPGADVEAALKLLRGDGRGVAGFAEPKSG, encoded by the coding sequence ATGGCCCAAACTTCGTCCTGCCCCGACACCATCCTGGTTTGGATCCCCTGGTACCCCGACGGTCTCTCGATCGAGGAGCGCGGTGCCGTCGAGTCGCACGCGGCCGACTGCGCCGATTGCCGTGCCGAGATCGCGTACATCGCGGGTGAAGAAGAGCCCGAGATCGAGGTACCGGATCCGGATCGGGTCTATGCCCGCGTCACCGAGCACATCGACTCCTACGAGAAGGCCGAAGGCCAGATGGCCGAGGCCGCCCTGCCGCGTCGACTCCGCCAGGAGCTGCACCTGCGGGCGGCGAAGCCGCTGTCGATGGCCGCCGGTCTGCTGGTCGCCCTGGTCTCCGGGATGGCCACGATCGGTGTGATCTGGGTGGCCCGGGAGGTTCCGGCCTACCAGACGGCTTCGGCCACGGCGGTCACCGCCATGGCCGGGCCCGAGCTCGAGATCGTGTTCCGACCCGACGCCACGGCGGCTGCGATCCAGCAGACGCTGCGGTCGGCGGGGGCAAGCTTGATTTCCGGACCCTCCGAGCGAGGGGTGTATCGCGTCCGATTGAACCCGGGCGCCGACGTCGAGGCTGCGCTGAAATTGCTGCGAGGAGATGGCCGAGGCGTTGCAGGATTCGCGGAACCAAAATCAGGCTGA
- a CDS encoding sigma-70 family RNA polymerase sigma factor gives MQLRVVPGGRAQRQKEAEAAANDPNSDRALLARVVKHDHAAHRSLFDRYYRRVFSFVQRRVRDEGLAEEVTADVFFEVWRNAASYRGESPVSTWIFGIANLKALSARRFYAQPRRASVKVTPDEVLSRVADPGDAGATIDAREELTRVLGAIEKLPEGQREVLRLAFLEGRSYPEIAEELQISEANVKTRVNRARTRLRSLSRYLPQSQR, from the coding sequence ATGCAGCTTCGTGTCGTTCCCGGCGGACGCGCCCAAAGGCAGAAAGAAGCCGAGGCCGCCGCCAACGATCCGAACAGCGACCGCGCACTGCTCGCGCGCGTCGTCAAACACGACCACGCGGCCCACCGCTCTCTGTTCGACCGCTACTACCGCCGGGTGTTCTCCTTCGTTCAGCGACGGGTGCGCGACGAAGGACTCGCCGAGGAAGTGACGGCCGATGTGTTCTTCGAGGTGTGGCGCAACGCCGCCTCCTACCGCGGTGAATCGCCGGTGTCGACCTGGATCTTCGGCATCGCGAATCTCAAGGCCTTGTCGGCCCGCCGCTTCTACGCGCAGCCGCGCCGCGCTTCGGTGAAGGTGACACCGGACGAGGTGCTGTCGCGCGTGGCGGATCCCGGCGACGCGGGTGCCACCATCGACGCGCGCGAAGAGCTCACGCGCGTTCTCGGCGCCATCGAGAAACTCCCGGAGGGCCAGCGCGAAGTCTTGCGCCTCGCCTTCCTCGAAGGACGTTCGTACCCCGAGATCGCAGAAGAGCTGCAGATCTCCGAGGCGAACGTCAAGACGCGGGTGAATCGCGCACGCACGCGCTTGCGCAGTCTCTCCCGCTACCTGCCCCAGAGCCAGAGGTAG